A single genomic interval of Pyrus communis chromosome 7, drPyrComm1.1, whole genome shotgun sequence harbors:
- the LOC137740550 gene encoding uncharacterized protein — translation MANEAYENAKIYKERTKKFHDKAIVRREFVLGQKVLLYNSRLRLFLGKLHSKWIGPFEVNQVMPHGAIEIKNLQNEELFKVNGHRLKHYLDATLSEIKEVAYFVDPSSVTP, via the coding sequence ATGGCAAACGAGGCTTACGaaaatgccaaaatctacaaggaacgcaCCAAAAAGTTTCATGACAAAGCCATTGTTCGAAGGGAGTTTGTACTTGGTCAGAAAGTCTTGCTCTACAACTCTAGACTTCGTCTTTTTCTAGGAAAACTGCATTCTAAGTGGATTGGTCCCTTTGAAGTCAATCAAGTTATGCCTCATGGTGCCATTGAAATAAAGAATTTGCAAAATGAAGAGTTGTTCAAGGTTAATGGGCACCGTCTCAAGCACTACTTGGATGCGACTTtatcagaaatcaaagaagtTGCGTACTTTGTGGACCCATCATCTGTCACTCCTTAG
- the LOC137740551 gene encoding uncharacterized protein, giving the protein MRNFTDHEKIELTNCCSEVLITKMPPKLQDLGSFTIPCVFGDFKFNKAFVDLGSSVNLMPFSIYEQLGIGELGRTSISLQLADQSVTYPKGLVEDVLIKVDKFILPADFLVLDMKEDQNIPILLGRPFLATAGALIDVKAGTLKLQVQEESIEFKMFEALKLPAEIEECSSIELIAPIDNANFLENVLADLLKTCIEYPELNIEGEASMDIIAALNSFPIHTPKWQQAWEPLGPALPHILPSIEQSPELELKLLPEHLKYVFLGESKTLPVIIAADLSNYEEEQLLHVLKEYKTVLGTTIADIKGISPTMCMHRIFLEENSKPTIEAQRRLNPNMKEVVRKEILKLLDVGVIYPISNSKWISPIQVVPKKIGITVVKNEDNELVPMR; this is encoded by the coding sequence ATGAGGAATTTTACAGACCATGAGAAGATTGAGCTTACAAATTGTTGCAGTGAGGTTTTGATCACAAAGATGCCTCCAAAATTACAAGATCTAGGGAGTTTCACTATCCcatgtgtttttggtgattttaaatttaataaagcTTTCGTAGACCTTGGTTCCAGTGTTAATCTCATGCCATTTTCTATTTATGAACAGCTAGGTATTGGAGAGCTAGGAAGAACATCCATCTCTTTGCAATTGGCTGATCAATCAGTGACTTATCCCAAAGGCCTTGTTGAGGACGTTTTGATCAAAGTAGACAAATTCATATTGCCAGCAGATTTCCTTGTGCTTGACATGAAGGAAGACCAAAACATTCCTATTTTACTTGGTCGTCCTTTCCTTGCAACCGCTGGAGCTTTAATTGATGTCAAAGCAGGCACACTCAAGCTGCAAGTTCAAGAAGAATCCATAGAATTCAAGATGTTTGAAGCACTTAAGTTACCAGCCGAAATAGAAGAGTGCAGCAGCATCGAGCTGATCGCTCCCATTGACAATGCCAACTTCTTGGAGAATGTCTTGGCAGATTTATTGAAGACATGTATTGAATATCCAGAGTTAAATATTGAAGGAGAGGCATCCATGGACATAATTGCAGCCCTAAATTCGTTCCCCATTCATACACCAAAATGGCAGCAAGCATGGGAGCCTCTAGGACCAGCGTTACCACATATATTGCCATCCATTGAGCAATCTCCTGAATTGGAACTCAAGTTGCTACCTGAGCACTTAAAGTACGTTTTTCTTGGTGAATCCAAGACACTTCCAGTGATCATTGCAGCTGACCTAAGTAATTACGAAGAAGAGCAGCTGTTACATGTGCTAAAAGAGTATAAAACGGTTTTGGGAACGACTATTGCGGATATCAAAGGCATAAGCCCAACCATGTGTATGCACCGAATATTTTTGGAGGAGAATTCCAAGCCAACCATAGAAGCACAGCGAAGATTAAATCCCAACATGAAGGAGGTTGTGCGTAAAGAAATTTTGAAGCTCTTAGACGTTGGTGTGATCTACCCAATTTCGAATAGCAAGTGGATTAGTCCAATTCAAGTAGTTCCAAAGAAAATTGGAATCACCGTGGTCAAGAATGAAGACAATGAATTGGTACCAATGAGGTAG